A part of Aspergillus flavus chromosome 1, complete sequence genomic DNA contains:
- a CDS encoding ribosomal RNA adenine dimethylase (dimethyladenosine transferase) has translation MGKVARTKHSRGANGPYQKPDQGPLGKATSAIFKFNTDLGQHILKNGAIADAIVDKANIQQGQTVLEVGPGPGVLTNRILAKAKKVVAVEVDPRMAAELTKNVQGTPAEKKLQIVLGDFVKTDLSQLPPFQICISNTPYQISSPLIFKLLSMPNPPKMCVLMVQREFALRLVARPGDSLYSRLSVNVQFFSRVQHIMKVGRNNFRPPPQVESSVVRVEPKSDRPAISWDEWDGMLRICFVRKNKTLRAGFMGNKTRAMIERNWITFATMYPEKVTQADIDFMLGNGEPEPMEDVEMDTNNDADDDVPEMDEDDILMGDMGFEKKNVPEIPKGALLTIGNNKVSRVMVTKLIQVKLQRILDRTELANARAQKCDENDFLRLLHACNKEGIHFS, from the exons ATGGGAAAAGTCGCTCGAACCAAGCACAGCAGAGGTGCCAACGGCCCATACCAGAAGCCCGACCAGGGCCCACTGGGTAAAGCGACCTCCGCAATTTTCAAGTTCAACACCGACCTCGGTCAACATATTCTTAAGAATGGAGCGATCGCCGATGCCATTGTCGACAAGGCCAATATCCAGCAGGGCCAGACGGTTCTGGAAGTCGGTCCCGGTCCCGGTGTTCTAACGAATCGCATTCTCGCAAAGGCCAAGAAAGTGGTGGCGGTCGAAGTCGATCCTCGAATGGCTGCTGAACTCACCAAGAATGTACAAGGCACGCCGGCGGAGAAGAAACTCCAGATTGTCCTTGGTGACTTTGTCAAGACGGATTTGAGCCAGTTGCCTCCGTTCCAGATTTGCATCAGTAATACCCCTTATCAG ATTTCTTCCCCGCTTATCTTCAAACTCCTCTCCATGCCTAATCCTCCCAAAATGTGCGTTCTGATGGTCCAGCGCGAATTCGCCCTCCGTCTTGTTGCCCGGCCCGGAGATTCCTTATATTCTCGACTCTCGGTGAACGTGCAGTTCTTCTCGCGCGTCCAGCATATCATGAAAGTGGGCAGGAACAACTTCCGTCCTCCACCACAGGTCGAGTCTAGTGTGGTCCGAGTCGAGCCCAAGTCCGATCGTCCGGCGATCAGCTGGGATGAATGGGATGGTATGCTCCGTATTTGCTTCGTGCGTAAGAACAAGACCCTGCGTGCAGGCTTCATGGGAAACAAGACGCGCGCCATGATCGAAAGAAACTGGATCACTTTCGCCACGATGTACCCGGAGAAGGTTACGCAGGCGGATATAGACTTCATGCTGGGTAATGGGGAGCCGGAACCCATGGAGGACGTGGAAATGGATACCAATAATGACGCGGATGATGATGTTCCTGAGatggacgaggatgatataCTAATGGGTGATATGGGattcgaaaagaagaatgttCCAGAGATTCCCAAGGGAGCTCTTCTGACTATCGGCAACAACAAGGTTTCTCGAGTCATGGTTACCAAGTTAATACAGGTCAAGCTTCAGCGGATCCTGGACCGGACCGAACTGGCCAATGCTCGGGCGCAGAAGTGCGATGAGAATGatttccttcgtctt
- a CDS encoding chitin synthase (hyaluronan synthase, putative) produces the protein MEWTAEKLAARLPVFQQRGPDVPVWRQFLNFLGCVLILPVYYFITGYSRHPLTLDILISIFVAEFNRYSNEGRRRRLYGLDAPTKTKEDPEKALMSPSLHTGPECLAVVVGYREDPELFRRALDSYKRADGCRFILVGVDGDEKADMEMVRVFEEAYPEDSAIVHIDEPFGEIAMRTYKKITEACYETPERCQEMTIAHCCQLAREILAEHDLGLGELGGVSRLCLYQPHMHKKAIMFTSFIFSIVISDILGIEYMWSSDSDTIVFTDSVRRTVETIAGDPTAGGGSSGLVVHNEDDSMTTKLGSAVYWCELYMTRSTSASSGTSDCQSGPSTAFRVSALPSILYPWYTQTVFGRRMIINEDRHLTTNLLLRGWTVTYASDTLTATDTPTTFSRWLLQQVRWGRATHIESFQQPRVYLLNHPVFFWAAMKKEVGPLLVFLCVLYYLVTGQRFAYFSSNDAFLRVAYTIGYNWLRNPDRGPRNAWVWIAPALVFYNIPLPSIHLWSMLTVFDGGWGTSMRSNAELSKREQFWKRAYDLGFFVVWMGIVGGTAARMLSGYAGWDAAGTAKAIFLGVFFPSAVSFYGLLVRG, from the exons ATGGAGTGGACGGCAGAGAAACTCGCCGCGAGGCTGCCAGTCTTCCAACAGCGAGGCCCTGATGTGCCCGTTTGGCGCCAGTTCCTTAACTTTCTGGGTTGTGTCTTGATCCTCCCCGTGTACTACTTTATCACCGGCTACAGTCGTCATCCCTTGACGCTGGACATCTTGATTAGCATCTTCGTGGCTGAATTCAACCGATATTCCAACGAGGGGCGGCGACGCCGGCTATATGGTCTCGATGCGCCgacaaagacaaaagaagacCCCGAAAAGGCTCTCATGTCTCCCAGCCTCCATACGGGCCCCGAATGCTTGGCGGTGGTAGTAGGCTATCGCGAAGATCCAGAACTCTTCCGTCGCGCCTTGGATAGCTACAAACGTGCTGACGGGTGCCGTTTCATCCTGGTTGGAGTGGACGGTGACGAGAAAGCCGACATGGAAATGGTCCGCgtctttgaagaagcttaTCCCGAAGACTCGGCCATTGTGCATATTGATGAGCCGTTTGGTGAGATCGCCATGCGCACGTACAAGAAAATCACGGAAGCTTGTTACGAGACCCCTGAGCGCTGCCAGGAGATGACCATTGCCCACTGCTGCCAGTTGGCTCGGGAGATTCTCGCCGAACATGATCTTGGACTGGGTGAGTTGGGAGGTGTCTCCCGGCTGTGTTTGTACCAGCCGCATATGCACAAGAAAGCAATTATGTTCACCTCGTTTATTTTCTCTATCGTGATTTCGGACATTCTCGGTATTGAATACATGTGGTCTTCCGATTCCGACACCATCGTCTTTACAGATTCCGTGCGCCGTACCGTTGAGACGATCGCCGGAGATCCAACGGCCGGTGGAGGCAGTTCCGGATTGGTAGTGCACAATGAAGATGATTCAATGACGACGAAACTTGGAAGCGCAGTCTACTGGTGCGAGCTGTACATGACAAGATCGACTTCTGCATCCTCGGGCACGAGCGACTGCCAGAGTGGTCCAAGTACCGCGTTCCGGGTGTCCGCATTGCCCTCAATTCTATACCCCTGGTACACACAGACAGTCTTCGGTCGTCGAATG ATTATCAATGAAGACCGCCATCTAACAACAAACCTTCTCTTGCGCGGCTGGACGGTCACATACGCCTCCGACACATTAACAGCCACTGATACTCCAACGACATTCAGCCGATGGCTCCTCCAACAAGTCCGTTGGGGTCGAGCAACGCATATCGAAAGCTTCCAACAGCCAAGAGTCTATCTCCTCAATCACCCTGTCTTCTTCTGGGCCGCTATGAAGAAAGAGGTCGGCCCgctcctcgtcttcctctgtgTGCTCTACTACCTCGTCACCGGCCAACGCTTCGCCTACTTCTCCTCTAACGACGCTTTCCTCCGTGTAGCCTACACAATCGGCTACAACTGGCTGCGTAACCCAGACCGCGGTCCGCGCAATGCCTGGGTCTGGATCGCCCCCGCACTAGTCTTCTACAACATTCCCCTCCCCAGCATCCATCTCTGGAGCATGTTGACCGTGTTTGACGGAGGATGGGGGACCTCAATGCGATCAAATGCCGAGTTGTCGAAGCGCGAGCAGTTCTGGAAACGCGCGTATGACCTGGGTTTCTTCGTGGTGTGGATGGGTATTGTGGGGGGTACCGCTGCCCGGATGTTATCTGGCTATGCGGGCTGGGATGCAGCTGGTACGGCGAAGGCCATCTTCTTGGGCGTGTTCTTCCCGTCTGCTGTGTCGTTTTATGGGTTGTTAGTTCGTGGatga
- a CDS encoding uncharacterized protein (transient receptor potential ion channel-domain containing protein): MSHSFQVTVQMGSAITTGGWTHLLDGNTISSYTVYRETANPSGEDLFIGMAGGRSQSHNDRLLSIGFNGTVAISGNVVADLSLKAYGKEVITKTLDPCQMKEQRLCPMNIGKLEIPAIQTTLPQSVINQVPNVAYTVPDLDASVRVYINSTDTGAPIACMEASLSNSKSVYQQAVGWVIALVIGLGLASSGIASILGYSHAALHVAAKSLALFGFVQSQAILGMTSVHMPPIVESWTQNFQWSMGIMHLGFIQKIANWYLRATGGTSSTLLSDLENTSVNVLKRKRSLDFGAGALMKRESGEGAAPDGSKTIYGIVRVGFKASIERTDIFMTGFIFIMVFIGFTMLIVGLVRLVSGLLAKSGKTDSTKMDSSTWAVTMKGILLRLILMCYPAVCVLCLWEFASHDSPAEVILAVAMLLSTTAILVTAAVRIIRKARRSVEIYKSPAFMLQNDTVFLNKWGFLYAHHRSPAYYFVTLMVVYIFVKGIFVALCQPSSSVQIAALFVIEVLMLVAVCVIRPWMDKKTNIMNISVTSINFLNTLLLLIFNFRERDMATSILGVILFVYNAILTLILLIVIFIASIMALVSKNPDNKYQVMKDDGSSIMSRTHMTELDALGAAARGSPDQNQKQNPFVHNEVPPNHANSLQASDRTSPSHMTGANHSPSSPLDPSVPLFPSSDTRSTSPYESGDHTLSPSEYSPPGVSPVNRGYNVSPIRTPSPHAYRAANNASPWQRGAGYEH, from the exons ATGTCCCACTCGTTTCAGGTTACTGTACAAATGGGGTCTGCTATTACAACGGGCGGTTGG ACGCACCTGTTAGACGGTAATACAATCTCGTCATACACTGTGTACAGA GAGACCGCAAATCCTAGCGGAGAGGACCTGTTCATCGGAATGGCTGGTGGACGATCGCAGTCCCACA ATGACCGTCTTCTCTCCATAGGCTTCAACGGCACGGTAGCTATCTCTGGAAATGTGGTGGCGGACCTTTCGTTGAAGGCCTACGGCAAAGAGGTCATCACGAAGACACTGGATCCATGCCAAATGAAGGAACAGCGCCTGTGTCCCATGAACATTGGCAAGCTCGAGATCCCCGCCATCCAGACGACTCTGCCGCAATCCGTCATCAACCAAGTTCCGA ACGTTGCATATACCGTGCCTGATCTCGATGCATCTGTCCGCGTCTATATTAATTCCACAGATACGGGGGCACCTATTGCCTGTATGGAAGCTAGCCTCTCCAACAGCAAATCTGTGTACCAACAGGCAGTGGGGTGGGTCATAGCACTGGTCATCGGCCTGGGTCTGGCGTCGTCGGGGATTGCATCGATACTAGGATACTCACATGCTGCATTGCATGTCGCAGCTAAGTCGCTTGCGCTTTTTGGCTTCGTACAGTCTCAGGCCATTCTCGGCATGACCAGTGTCCACATGCCCCCGATCGTGGAGTCCTGGACTCAGAATTTCCAGTGGAGCATGGGCATTATGCATCTAGGCTTTATTCAGAAGATCGCCAACTGGTATCTCCGGGCCACGGGCGGTACTTCCTCGACGTTGCTCTCTGACCTTGAAAATACGTCAGTCAATGTGCTCAAGCGAAAGCGATCGTTGGATTTCGGCGCAGGTGCCCTGATGAAGAGAGAGTCTGGGGAAGGCGCAGCGCCTGACGGATCTAAAACTATCTATGGTATCGTACGTGTTGGCTTCAAGGCCAGCATTGAGCGGACTGATATTTTCATGACGgggttcatcttcatcatggTCTTTATCGGATTCACGATGCTGATCGTGGGATTAGTCCGGCTTGTTTCTGGTCTTCTTGCAAAATCCGGGAAAACAGACAGTACTAAGATGGACAGCAGCACTTGGGCAGTGACAATGAAAGGCATTCTGCTCCGACTGATCCTCATGTGTTATCCCGCAGTATGCGTTCTCTGTCTCTGGGAGTTTGCCAGTCATGATTCCCCCGCCGAGGTAATCCTAGCCGTTGCTATGCTTCTGTCGACGACCGCTATACTAGTCACGGCAGCTGTACGCATCATACGCAAGGCCAGGCGCTCGGTTGAGATATACAAGAGCCCAGCCTTTATGCTACAGAACGATACTGTGTTCCTGAATAAATGGGGCTTCCTATACGCACACCACCGCTCCCCGGCATACTATTTCGTCACGCTAATGGTGGTGTACATCTTCGTCAAGGGCATCTTCGTCGCACTATGCCAACCTTCGTCATCTGTTCAGATCGCAGCGCTGTTTGTCATTGAGGTTCTCATGCTGGTCGCAGTGTGCGTTATTCGCCCATGGATGGACAAAAAGACCAATATCATGAATATCAGCGTCACATCCATCAACTTCCTCAACACCCTTCTACTTCTGATCTTCAACTTCCGAGAGCGCGACATGGCAACGAGTATCCTAGGCGTTATCCTATTCGTCTACAATGccatcctcaccctcatcctcctcatcgtcatcttcattgcTTCAATCATGGCCCTCGTGTCCAAAAACCCAGACAACAAGTACCAGGTGATGAAAGACGACGGTTCGTCCATCATGTCCCGCACACACATGACAGAATTAGACGCTCTAGGTGCCGCCGCGCGAGGCTCGCCAGATCAAAACCAGAAGCAGAACCCCTTCGTTCACAACGAAGTTCCACCAAACCATGCCAACAGCCTCCAGGCCTCAGACCGGACATCCCCAAGCCATATGACCGGTGCAAACCATTCGCCGTCTTCTCCCCTTGACCCGTCCGTCCCTCTCTTCCCATCCAGTGACACCCGGAGCACATCGCCCTACGAGTCTGGCGATCATACCCTTAGTCCATCCGAATACAGCCCGCCAGGTGTCTCGCCGGTCAATCGGGGATACAACGTCTCACCCATTCGCACGCCGTCTCCACACGCGTACAGGGCAGCCAACAATGCCAGTCCGTGGCAACGGGGAGCCGGGTACGAACATTAG
- a CDS encoding methionine permease: protein MGRDDDTITWVRSRKEDSDNDNLKSQDSLHVIESHVLQERKIGTFGAISLVVNKIVGAGIFSTPATIYKLSGSVGMALMLWVIAGMISTCGALVMLEFGSGIPRSGGIKVYLERSFSPRLLQTCIYLFYCVFLQVSASNAITSSSYLLLAGGVESTTWKLRGVAIAAAGFAVGLHTIAPRAGRGLQDLLSAVKLFTLLFIVCTGFAALAGHRRVPDPHNFDIHTSFKGTSNSGYNIGTALLDAIFSFQGYDNVNAVLSEVKNPQKTLRIALPSAMGIITVLYLLANVAYFAAVPTEEFTNSNITIAASLFRNVFGDSAATKALPALVAISAVGHLLGIAYTVPRVLQELAKDGITPFPNIMMQNRPFKTPIVALAVHLGVTILFICAPPAGDAFNFIVSLSSYPTTFLLTAITVGLVKLRLTKDEGWASAFTAPWAMIAFYLVGNIFLLIMPFIPPPNGKGSTNLPYWLSPVVALAILSLGIVYYLLRFILFPWVFGYTLQPVAVELSDGSQVTRYRIQKIGETR from the exons ATGGGACGAGACGATGACACAATAACTTGGG TGCGTTCGCGAAAAGAAGACTCCGACAATGACAATCTCAAATCGCAAGACTCTTTGCACGTTATTGAGTCGCATGTActtcaggaaagaaagattggTACATTCGGAGCAATCTCTCTAGTCGTTAATAAAATCGTTGGCGCTGG GATATTTTCAACTCCAGCCACCATTTATAAGCTCAGTGGAAGTGTCGGCATGGCTTTGATGCTCTGGGTGATTGCTGGCATGATCTCTACGTGTGGTGCTCTGGTAATGCTGGAGTTTGGGAGCGGCATCCCCCGTTCCGGGGGCATTAAGGTCTACCTTGAACGATCGTTTTCCCCAAGGCTTCTACAAACATGCATATATCTGTTTTATTGTGTTTTCCTCC AGGTCTCCGCCAGTAACGCGATTACATCCTCCTCctaccttcttcttgctggagGCGTTGAATCAACTACGTGGAAACTTCGTGGTGTAGCCATCGCTGCAGCTGGCTTTGCAGTGGGTCTTCATACCATCGCTCCCAGAGCAGGAAGAGGATTGCAAGATCTCCTCAGCGCGGTCAAGCTCTTCACTTTACTTTTTATCGTGTGCACTGGCTTTGCCGCTCTTGCTGGTCATCGCAGGGTGCCCGATCCTCATAATTTCGATATTCACACATCATTCAAAGGCACGTCTAACAGTGGCTATAACATCGGCACTGCGCTTCTGGACGCGATCTTTTCATTCCAGGGCTATGATAATGTTAATGCG GTCTTATCTGAGGTGAAGAATCCCCAGAAGACTCTTCGCATTGCCCTTCCATCGGCAATGGGTATAATCACCGTTCTGTATCTTCTGGCAAACGTAGCCTAC TTCGCCGCAGTACCCACAGAGGAGTTTACCAACTCCAATATCACAATCGCAGCATCGCTATTTAGAAATGTATTCGGAGACTCGGCCGCAACAAAAGCCCTTCCTGCTCTCGTTGCCATTTCGGCCGTGGGTCATCTGCTCGGCATCGCATATACAGTTC CTCGCGTTCTCCAAGAGCTTGCCAAAGATGGCATAACACCCTTCCCTAATATCATGATGCAGAACCGCCCCTTTAAGACGCCCATTGTTGCGTTGGCCGTCCATCTAGGAGTCACAATATTGTTCATCTGTGCGCCCCCAGCAGGCGATgccttcaacttcattgTCAGCTTGAGTTCATATCCAACGACCTTCCTCTTGACGGCCATCACAGTGGGTCTAGTCAAACTCCGACTCACCAAGGACGAGGGTTGGGCTTCGGCGTTTACCGCTCCATGGGCGATGATTGCGTTCTATCTTGTCGGCAACATA TTCCTGCTCATCATGCCTTTCATCCCACCGCcaaatggaaaaggaagcacTAATCTTCCGTACTGGCTAAGCCCCGTAGTTGCTCTGGCTATCTTGTCATTGGGCATTGTATACTATCTTCTACGGtttattctcttcccttgGGTCTTCGGATACACATTGCAGCCTGTTGCAGTGGAGCTTAGTGATGGATCTCAAGTTACGAGATATAGGATTCAGAAGATTGGCGAAACGAGATAG